The Paracoccus sp. MA genome contains a region encoding:
- a CDS encoding aldo/keto reductase has translation MTLDYRPLGRSGIKVSAVALGTMTWGEQNTEAEGHAQLDRAVDFGVNLIDTAENYSIPPRAETQGATERIIGSWLKARGGRDRIVLASKVSGPSDRTYLRADGRPPRLDARNIEEAVEGSLRRLQTEYLDLYQIHWPNRPVPLFGSGRHAPSRGHDGSEVPIEETLEALDGLVKSGKVRHIGLSNETAWGLSRFLHLAETRDLPRVVSVQNAYNLVNRTYEQGLAEFHEREQVGLLAYSPLAQGFLTGKYRNGARPEGARLTLFDRGDRYTKPGVAEAVDAYLQIARDFGLDPAQLAIAYVTSRPFVTANIIGATRAEQLEADLGSVEVVITPEIESRIDAVFQLHGSPAP, from the coding sequence ATGACACTCGACTACCGCCCCCTTGGCCGCAGCGGCATCAAGGTTTCCGCCGTCGCGCTGGGAACCATGACCTGGGGCGAGCAGAACACCGAGGCCGAAGGCCACGCCCAGCTCGACCGCGCCGTGGATTTCGGCGTCAATCTGATCGACACGGCGGAAAACTACTCGATCCCGCCGCGGGCCGAAACCCAGGGCGCGACCGAGCGGATCATCGGCTCCTGGCTGAAGGCGCGGGGCGGCCGGGACCGGATCGTGCTGGCCTCGAAGGTCTCGGGGCCCAGCGACCGCACCTATCTGCGCGCCGACGGCCGGCCGCCGCGGCTGGACGCCCGGAACATCGAGGAGGCCGTCGAGGGTTCGCTGCGCCGGTTGCAGACGGAATACCTGGACCTCTACCAGATCCACTGGCCGAACCGCCCGGTGCCGCTGTTCGGCAGCGGCCGGCACGCACCCTCGCGCGGGCATGACGGTTCGGAAGTGCCGATCGAGGAAACGCTGGAGGCGCTGGACGGGCTGGTGAAATCCGGCAAGGTCCGCCATATCGGCCTGTCCAACGAGACCGCCTGGGGCCTGTCGCGCTTTCTGCATCTGGCCGAGACCCGGGACCTGCCGCGCGTCGTCTCGGTGCAGAACGCCTACAACCTCGTCAACCGCACCTATGAGCAGGGGCTGGCCGAGTTCCACGAGCGCGAGCAGGTGGGGCTGCTGGCCTATTCGCCGCTGGCGCAGGGCTTCCTGACCGGCAAATACCGCAACGGCGCCCGGCCCGAAGGCGCGCGGCTGACGCTGTTCGACCGCGGCGACCGCTACACCAAGCCCGGCGTGGCCGAGGCGGTGGACGCCTATCTGCAGATCGCCCGCGACTTCGGGCTCGACCCGGCGCAGCTGGCCATCGCCTATGTCACCAGCCGGCCCTTCGTCACCGCCAACATCATCGGCGCCACCAGGGCCGAGCAGCTGGAGGCCGATCTCGGCTCGGTCGAGGTCGTCATCACCCCGGAAATCGAGTCCCGCATCGACGCGGTCTTCCAGCTGCACGGCAGCCCCGCCCCCTGA
- a CDS encoding NADPH-dependent oxidoreductase, with amino-acid sequence MNISLNAPHPAEAAEAVLKRYREPAALAGWNPVLATLLAHRSVRSYLPDALAPGTLETLVAAASSAPTSSNIQAWSVVAVTDPAKRDRLAEIAGGQDHIRQAPLILVWIADLSRAEAVADRAGVTLQGLDYTETFLLAAIDAALAAQNALVAAESLGLGTVYIGALRNDPEAVAHLLGLPHRAVAVFGLVVGRPDPAVPTAVKPRLPQPAVLHRDAYSAAAQPEAVARHDLATEAFRAEQGLPRQSWSELLIGRLRDVAALKGRHRLREAFGRLGVALG; translated from the coding sequence ATGAATATTTCCCTCAACGCCCCGCATCCCGCCGAAGCCGCCGAGGCGGTGCTGAAACGCTATCGCGAGCCGGCCGCGCTCGCGGGCTGGAATCCGGTTCTCGCCACGCTTCTGGCGCATCGGTCGGTCCGGTCCTACCTGCCGGATGCGCTGGCGCCCGGCACGCTCGAAACGCTGGTCGCGGCGGCCTCCTCGGCGCCGACCTCGTCCAACATCCAGGCCTGGAGCGTGGTGGCCGTCACCGATCCCGCCAAGCGCGACAGGCTGGCCGAGATCGCCGGCGGGCAGGACCATATCCGTCAGGCGCCGCTGATTCTGGTCTGGATCGCCGACCTGTCCCGCGCCGAGGCGGTCGCGGACCGGGCAGGCGTGACGCTGCAGGGGCTCGACTATACCGAGACCTTCCTGCTGGCCGCCATCGACGCGGCGCTGGCGGCGCAGAATGCGCTGGTGGCGGCGGAATCGCTGGGGCTGGGCACGGTCTATATCGGTGCGCTGCGCAACGATCCCGAAGCGGTGGCGCATCTGCTGGGCCTGCCGCACCGCGCGGTGGCGGTGTTCGGCCTCGTCGTCGGCCGCCCCGATCCCGCGGTCCCGACCGCGGTCAAGCCGCGCCTGCCGCAACCGGCGGTCCTGCACCGCGATGCCTATTCGGCGGCGGCGCAGCCCGAGGCCGTCGCCCGCCACGACCTTGCCACCGAAGCCTTCCGCGCCGAGCAGGGCCTGCCCCGGCAAAGCTGGAGCGAGCTGCTGATCGGCCGGCTGCGCGATGTCGCAGCACTGAAGGGCCGCCACCGGCTGCGCGAGGCCTTCGGGCGGCTGGGCGTCGCGCTGGGATAG
- a CDS encoding TRAP transporter substrate-binding protein, whose amino-acid sequence MKHVFAAALFCAALAAPSVAQEIKIGYALAEDSHYGAGAKAFEASLKESLGDQFSFRHFPSSGLGGEREVLEGLQLGTVEMTIASDGTLTNFVPEVGVLGVPFLLRDKDHARKVLDGEIGQEMLARFDDAGLHALAWGEQGFRHITSNRGAVEAPADLNGLKIRTMENPVHIEAFRALGAAPTPMAWPEVIGALEQGAIDGQENPLSVIVSAKLNEVQKYLTLDGHVYSSTIILVSPALWNGLDDAQKAAFDKAAKDAVAAMRAYVDEVDASGVAAMQEAGMQVNELSPEQKAAFREALAGPYQRYEAQFGKELMDRIQAVE is encoded by the coding sequence ATGAAACATGTCTTTGCCGCCGCGCTGTTCTGCGCTGCCCTTGCCGCGCCCTCGGTGGCGCAGGAAATCAAGATCGGCTACGCGCTGGCCGAGGACAGCCATTACGGCGCCGGCGCCAAAGCTTTCGAGGCCTCGCTGAAGGAAAGCCTGGGCGACCAGTTCAGCTTCCGCCACTTCCCCTCCTCGGGCCTGGGCGGCGAGCGCGAGGTGCTGGAGGGGCTGCAGCTCGGCACCGTCGAGATGACCATCGCCTCGGACGGCACGCTGACCAATTTCGTGCCCGAGGTCGGCGTCTTGGGCGTGCCCTTCCTGCTGCGCGACAAGGACCATGCCCGCAAGGTGCTGGACGGCGAGATCGGCCAGGAAATGCTGGCCAGGTTCGACGATGCCGGCCTGCACGCGCTGGCCTGGGGCGAGCAGGGCTTCCGCCACATCACCAGCAATCGCGGCGCGGTCGAGGCACCGGCCGACCTGAACGGGCTGAAGATCCGCACCATGGAGAACCCGGTGCATATCGAGGCGTTCCGCGCCCTCGGCGCCGCCCCCACCCCGATGGCCTGGCCCGAGGTGATCGGCGCGCTGGAACAGGGCGCCATCGACGGGCAGGAGAACCCGCTTTCGGTGATCGTCTCGGCCAAGCTGAACGAGGTGCAGAAATACCTGACGCTGGACGGCCACGTCTATTCCTCGACCATCATCCTGGTCTCGCCCGCGCTGTGGAACGGGCTGGACGACGCGCAGAAGGCGGCCTTCGACAAGGCGGCCAAGGACGCGGTGGCGGCGATGCGCGCCTATGTCGACGAGGTCGACGCCTCGGGCGTCGCCGCGATGCAGGAGGCGGGGATGCAGGTGAACGAGCTTTCGCCCGAGCAGAAGGCCGCCTTCCGCGAGGCGCTGGCCGGCCCCTACCAGCGTTATGAGGCCCAGTTCGGCAAGGAGCTGATGGACCGCATCCAGGCGGTCGAGTAA
- a CDS encoding TRAP transporter small permease codes for MRRIERAFVTLNGAILVLGLAAMSVIVGWNVAGRYLTGNSLTWADEVARYSMIWLTFLGSGLALRHGAHAAITNAQDALPTRGQLVLRAAILLVLFAFFGFMVWVGIDYMNRMAIQKSAALRVPMKWIYAAMPAGFALMIAHLALIAPQYLRAGLQHSDEAPLG; via the coding sequence ATGCGCCGGATCGAACGCGCCTTCGTCACGCTGAACGGCGCCATCCTCGTTCTGGGGCTGGCGGCGATGTCCGTGATCGTCGGCTGGAACGTCGCGGGCCGGTATCTGACCGGCAATTCGCTGACCTGGGCCGACGAGGTGGCGCGTTACTCGATGATCTGGCTGACCTTCCTGGGCAGCGGCCTGGCGCTGCGCCATGGCGCCCATGCCGCCATCACCAATGCGCAGGACGCGCTGCCCACGCGGGGCCAGCTTGTCCTGCGCGCGGCGATCCTGCTAGTGCTGTTCGCCTTTTTCGGCTTCATGGTCTGGGTCGGCATCGACTACATGAACCGCATGGCGATCCAGAAATCGGCGGCCCTGCGGGTGCCGATGAAATGGATCTATGCCGCGATGCCCGCCGGCTTCGCGCTGATGATCGCCCATCTTGCGCTGATCGCGCCGCAATACCTGCGGGCGGGGCTGCAGCATTCCGACGAGGCCCCCCTTGGTTGA
- a CDS encoding TRAP transporter large permease, whose translation MVEILVAAFLILMVMGVPIAFALAMAAFAAVGLSGRYPLVVVVKEMFTGLDSFPLLAVPFFILAAEIMSTGAISRMLLRFASQFVGHLRGGLGYANVLTGTLFAGISGSALASAAGPGAMMARMMERSGYSKAYAGALTISVAVIDPIIPPSITMIIYALQDRNTSVGSLFMAGILPGILIAALLAAVNWWISRKRNYRSLEPRPPAGQMVRNSFAALPALLLIVLIVGGIRGGMFTPTEASVVAVFYAILTSAFVYRGFTLADLWGAFLRSAIMSVAVLMILAAARAFAWVLIIEGVPQAMADAVIAMDLSPIAFLLMVNLLLLGFGMFMDPLPGVMILVPILAPIAHNLGIAADHFAIIVIVNLTFGLMTPPVGGLIFVVASATKQKPSALIRELPPFFLAALASLLILTFVPALSTWLPQVSGFSR comes from the coding sequence TTGGTTGAGATCCTGGTCGCCGCCTTCCTGATCCTGATGGTCATGGGGGTGCCCATCGCCTTCGCGCTGGCCATGGCCGCCTTCGCGGCGGTGGGCCTGTCGGGCCGCTATCCGCTGGTCGTGGTGGTGAAGGAGATGTTCACCGGCCTCGACAGCTTCCCGCTGCTGGCCGTGCCCTTCTTCATCCTGGCGGCCGAGATCATGTCCACCGGGGCGATCTCGCGCATGCTCCTGCGCTTTGCCTCGCAATTCGTGGGGCATCTGCGCGGCGGCCTGGGCTATGCCAACGTGCTGACCGGCACGCTGTTCGCCGGCATCTCGGGCTCGGCGCTCGCCTCGGCGGCGGGGCCGGGGGCGATGATGGCGCGGATGATGGAGCGCAGCGGCTATTCCAAGGCCTATGCCGGGGCGCTGACGATTTCCGTGGCGGTGATCGACCCGATCATCCCGCCCTCGATCACCATGATCATCTATGCGCTGCAGGACCGCAACACCTCGGTCGGCTCGCTGTTCATGGCCGGCATCCTGCCCGGCATCCTGATCGCGGCGCTGCTGGCGGCGGTGAACTGGTGGATCAGCCGCAAGCGCAACTATCGCAGCCTCGAGCCGCGGCCGCCGGCCGGGCAGATGGTCCGCAACAGCTTCGCCGCCCTGCCCGCCCTGCTGCTGATCGTGCTGATCGTCGGCGGCATCCGCGGCGGCATGTTCACCCCGACCGAGGCCTCGGTCGTGGCGGTGTTCTACGCCATCCTGACCAGCGCCTTCGTCTATCGCGGCTTCACGCTGGCGGACCTGTGGGGGGCGTTCCTGCGCTCGGCCATCATGTCTGTGGCGGTGCTGATGATCCTGGCCGCCGCCCGCGCCTTCGCCTGGGTGCTGATCATCGAGGGCGTGCCGCAGGCCATGGCCGACGCGGTGATCGCCATGGACCTGTCGCCCATCGCCTTCCTGCTGATGGTGAACCTGCTCTTGCTGGGTTTCGGCATGTTCATGGACCCGCTGCCGGGGGTGATGATCCTGGTGCCGATCCTGGCGCCCATCGCCCACAACCTGGGCATCGCCGCGGATCATTTCGCCATCATCGTGATTGTGAACCTGACCTTCGGGCTGATGACGCCGCCGGTCGGCGGGCTGATCTTCGTCGTGGCCTCGGCGACCAAGCAGAAGCCCTCGGCGCTGATCCGCGAGTTGCCGCCCTTCTTCCTCGCGGCGCTGGCCTCGTTGCTGATCCTGACCTTCGTGCCGGCGCTTTCGACCTGGCTGCCGCAGGTCAGCGGCTTTTCCCGCTAG
- a CDS encoding helix-turn-helix transcriptional regulator produces MSTDDQDDALFKALGHRARRQLLDLLKAGPKTTGGLCEALPHLDRCTVMQHLRVLEAAGLVVVERRGRERWNHLDALPIHALQQRWIGPYAAHAVDMLAALKQAAEGPQPGSRGEEAAGNGPGRADAR; encoded by the coding sequence ATGTCAACCGACGATCAGGACGACGCGCTGTTCAAGGCGCTGGGGCACCGGGCGCGCCGGCAATTGCTGGACCTGCTGAAGGCGGGGCCCAAGACCACCGGCGGGCTGTGCGAGGCGCTGCCGCATCTGGACCGCTGCACGGTGATGCAGCACCTGCGGGTGCTGGAGGCGGCCGGTCTGGTCGTGGTCGAGCGGCGCGGCCGCGAAAGGTGGAACCATCTCGACGCGCTGCCCATCCACGCCTTGCAGCAACGCTGGATCGGCCCCTATGCCGCCCATGCGGTCGATATGCTGGCGGCGCTGAAACAGGCGGCGGAAGGCCCGCAGCCCGGCAGCCGCGGCGAGGAGGCCGCGGGAAATGGCCCGGGGCGAGCGGATGCGCGGTGA
- a CDS encoding SRPBCC family protein — MELKFTVGGRIAKPVEEVFETVVNPDSLSKFFTTGGARGRLATGAEVTWDFHDFPGAFPVLVQEVVTNERIVLQWEAEGEPRLWTTVTMTFQALEDGRTLVRISEYGWPESEAGLKGCLGNCEGWTGMICAMKAWLEHGINLREGFYK; from the coding sequence ATGGAGCTGAAATTCACCGTCGGCGGACGCATCGCCAAACCGGTCGAGGAGGTGTTCGAGACCGTCGTGAATCCCGACAGCCTGTCGAAATTCTTCACCACGGGCGGGGCCAGGGGCCGGCTGGCCACCGGCGCCGAGGTGACTTGGGACTTCCACGATTTCCCCGGCGCATTTCCGGTTCTGGTGCAGGAGGTCGTGACCAACGAGCGGATCGTCCTGCAGTGGGAGGCCGAGGGCGAGCCGCGCCTCTGGACCACCGTGACCATGACCTTCCAGGCGCTGGAGGACGGGCGCACGCTGGTGCGGATCAGCGAATATGGCTGGCCCGAAAGCGAGGCCGGGTTGAAGGGCTGCCTGGGCAATTGCGAGGGCTGGACCGGGATGATTTGCGCCATGAAGGCTTGGCTCGAACACGGCATCAACCTGCGCGAAGGCTTCTACAAATAG
- a CDS encoding VOC family protein: MKIVTSLSFQGQCREAFEFYAEVLGGKITAAMPYGDAPPGMPITDEKYKTWLMHCWLEVGDQALMGADMDVAWAPGIDKPKNGFDVTLHTEDREEGRRWFDRLSEGGKAVMPFGETFWSPGFGSLIDRFGVPWMINTIPSADWQPAEG; the protein is encoded by the coding sequence ATGAAGATCGTGACCAGCCTCAGCTTCCAGGGCCAGTGCCGTGAAGCCTTCGAATTCTATGCCGAGGTGCTGGGCGGAAAGATCACCGCCGCCATGCCCTATGGCGACGCGCCGCCCGGCATGCCGATCACCGACGAGAAATACAAGACCTGGCTGATGCATTGCTGGCTTGAAGTCGGCGACCAGGCGCTGATGGGCGCCGATATGGACGTGGCCTGGGCGCCCGGCATCGACAAGCCCAAGAACGGATTCGACGTGACCCTGCACACCGAGGACCGCGAGGAGGGCCGGCGCTGGTTCGACCGCCTGTCCGAGGGCGGCAAGGCGGTGATGCCGTTCGGCGAAACCTTCTGGTCGCCCGGCTTCGGCTCGCTCATCGACCGGTTCGGCGTGCCCTGGATGATCAACACCATCCCTTCGGCCGATTGGCAGCCGGCAGAGGGCTGA
- a CDS encoding VOC family protein, translated as MTTMQPFLMFQGGRAEEAMTFYVSLFDDGEVLEIARWQKGDAGAEGGIKLARFRAAGQSVLASDSPVQHAFDFTPSWSFFVECASDEEQERLFAALSEGGAVLMPPDDYGFSRRFAWTADRFGVSWQLNLA; from the coding sequence ATGACCACGATGCAGCCCTTCCTGATGTTCCAAGGAGGCCGTGCCGAAGAGGCGATGACCTTCTATGTCTCGCTGTTCGACGATGGCGAGGTGCTGGAGATCGCGCGCTGGCAGAAGGGCGATGCGGGGGCAGAGGGCGGCATCAAGCTGGCCCGCTTCCGGGCCGCCGGGCAGAGCGTGTTGGCGAGCGACAGCCCGGTGCAGCACGCCTTCGACTTCACCCCCTCCTGGTCCTTCTTTGTCGAATGCGCGTCGGACGAGGAACAGGAGCGGCTTTTCGCCGCCCTTTCGGAGGGCGGCGCGGTGCTGATGCCGCCGGACGATTACGGCTTCAGCAGGCGCTTCGCCTGGACCGCAGACCGTTTCGGCGTGTCCTGGCAGCTCAATCTCGCATGA
- a CDS encoding MarR family winged helix-turn-helix transcriptional regulator yields the protein MHAADEPSFQTTLTVRDTCLCLHAQRAARALARRFDIALKPAGISSGQFSLLMSLNRPEPPTLGSVAALLAMDRTTLTANLKPLERRGLVETAPDPADRRARRLRLTPAGRAVLRGAVPIWRHLHAEIETALSDPDQLRAELTRLSEPGPRGSPTG from the coding sequence ATGCACGCGGCCGACGAGCCCAGCTTTCAGACCACCCTGACGGTGCGCGATACCTGCCTGTGCCTGCATGCGCAAAGGGCGGCGCGCGCGCTTGCGCGCCGTTTCGACATCGCCTTGAAACCGGCCGGCATTTCAAGCGGGCAGTTCTCGCTGCTGATGTCGCTCAACCGGCCGGAGCCGCCGACCCTGGGCAGCGTGGCGGCGCTGCTGGCGATGGACAGGACCACCCTGACCGCCAATCTCAAGCCGCTGGAACGTCGCGGACTGGTCGAGACGGCCCCCGACCCGGCCGACCGGCGGGCGCGGCGGCTGCGCCTGACACCGGCCGGGCGCGCGGTCCTGCGCGGAGCGGTGCCGATCTGGCGGCATCTCCATGCGGAAATCGAGACGGCGCTGTCCGACCCGGATCAGCTGCGGGCCGAGTTGACCCGCCTGTCGGAACCCGGTCCTCGGGGCAGCCCAACCGGATAA
- a CDS encoding LacI family DNA-binding transcriptional regulator, translating to MAHKKVTLAEIAKIAGVSRATVSLVVRNSPLVAEHTRRKVEQIMADLDYVRDIGAARLRNNSSRTIGVIVPNLVNAFFTEFLSGVEEVMGLDDRVVLLANSRDDTARQDQILQRFRGHGVDGVILCPAQGTAADLPGRIRGWGLPLVQSLREVGTDATDYAGADYVAGVGLAVRHLVERGHRRIAFLSVSARTSAREERLKGFARALAETGAEDGGIVEAELSWEGAMRSARQILALPTAPTAILCFNDVLAAGLMAGLRQAGCQPGRDRAVVGLDDLPLAELTYPPMTSVAMQPAAIGANAARLLARRLADPDAPISRAIVRPALRIRESSAGEWC from the coding sequence ATGGCCCATAAGAAGGTGACGCTGGCCGAGATCGCGAAGATTGCCGGGGTCTCGCGGGCAACGGTTTCGCTGGTGGTGCGGAATTCTCCGCTGGTGGCCGAGCATACGCGCCGGAAGGTCGAACAGATCATGGCCGATCTGGACTATGTGCGCGACATCGGCGCGGCCCGCCTGCGCAACAACAGCAGCCGCACGATCGGGGTGATCGTGCCCAATCTGGTCAACGCCTTCTTCACCGAATTCCTCTCCGGCGTCGAAGAGGTGATGGGTCTGGACGACCGCGTGGTGTTGCTGGCCAACAGCCGGGACGACACGGCGCGGCAGGACCAGATCCTGCAACGGTTCCGCGGCCACGGGGTCGACGGGGTGATCCTGTGCCCCGCGCAAGGCACCGCGGCCGATCTGCCCGGCCGCATCCGCGGCTGGGGGCTGCCCCTGGTCCAGTCCCTGCGCGAGGTCGGAACGGACGCCACCGATTATGCCGGGGCGGATTATGTCGCGGGCGTCGGGCTGGCGGTGCGCCACCTGGTCGAGCGCGGCCACCGCCGCATCGCCTTCCTGTCGGTCAGCGCCCGCACCTCGGCCCGCGAGGAGCGGCTGAAGGGCTTTGCCCGCGCCCTTGCGGAAACCGGCGCCGAGGATGGCGGGATCGTCGAGGCGGAACTGAGCTGGGAAGGCGCGATGCGCTCGGCCCGGCAGATCCTGGCCCTGCCCACCGCGCCGACCGCGATCCTGTGCTTCAACGACGTGCTGGCCGCCGGGCTGATGGCGGGCCTGCGGCAGGCCGGCTGCCAGCCGGGCCGGGATCGCGCCGTGGTCGGGCTGGACGACCTGCCGCTGGCAGAGCTGACCTATCCGCCGATGACCAGCGTGGCGATGCAGCCCGCGGCTATCGGCGCCAATGCCGCAAGGCTGCTGGCGCGCAGGCTGGCCGATCCCGACGCGCCGATCAGCCGCGCCATCGTCCGGCCCGCGCTGCGCATCCGGGAAAGCAGCGCCGGCGAATGGTGTTGA
- a CDS encoding amino acid ABC transporter permease produces the protein MYQFNFQPVLQNLDLLLYGAWLTVRLSLLAMLFGLIVSVLGAVAKTSGIRPLRWLVDAYVEVIRNTPFLVQIFFIFFGLPAVGLGMSPNTAALVALVVNVGAYGTEIIRAGIESIPRGQIEAGRALGLNPVQIFRYVVVKPALRNIYPSLTSQFIYLMLTSSVVSVISANDLASAGADLNARTFASFEIYLVLTVLYFLLALGFSTLFAAIRRMFFTYPAGR, from the coding sequence ATGTATCAGTTCAACTTCCAGCCGGTTTTGCAAAATCTGGATCTGCTGCTTTACGGCGCATGGCTGACCGTGCGCCTGTCGCTGCTGGCGATGCTGTTCGGCCTGATCGTTTCGGTCCTGGGCGCGGTCGCCAAGACCTCGGGCATCCGGCCGCTGCGCTGGCTGGTCGACGCTTATGTCGAGGTGATCCGCAACACGCCGTTCCTGGTGCAGATCTTCTTTATCTTCTTCGGCCTGCCCGCCGTGGGGCTGGGCATGTCGCCCAACACCGCCGCGCTGGTGGCGCTGGTCGTCAATGTCGGCGCCTACGGGACCGAGATCATCCGCGCCGGGATCGAATCCATCCCGCGCGGCCAGATCGAGGCCGGGCGTGCGCTTGGCCTGAACCCGGTGCAGATCTTCCGCTACGTCGTGGTCAAGCCGGCGCTGCGCAACATCTATCCCTCGCTGACCAGCCAGTTCATCTACCTGATGCTGACCTCCAGCGTCGTCTCGGTCATCTCGGCCAATGACCTGGCCTCGGCGGGGGCCGACCTGAACGCGCGAACCTTCGCCAGCTTCGAGATCTACCTGGTGCTGACGGTCCTCTATTTCCTGCTGGCGCTTGGCTTCTCGACGCTGTTCGCCGCCATTCGCCGCATGTTTTTCACCTATCCGGCGGGGCGCTGA